In Roseisolibacter agri, the following proteins share a genomic window:
- a CDS encoding ABC transporter permease, whose protein sequence is MVVVPAAVAVAAARPAVAVVAAAAEARDMATTVNAADVASAIAARDARRAQLAAARGGMPVGEILRVSLEALRVNKMRSLLTMLGIIIGVSAVIAMQALGNGAKEAVNARIASLGTTLVTINPGQVFTGGIASATDRARLRVEDAEALAEQGRGFVAVQPEMGRQLQVQHQSTNTSVNVIGTTANYPTVRKYTMGVGRMFDEGEDIGRKRVAVLGATTAANLGFVTPDAAIGQEIRVGGTQFEIVGVFAPKGGATGFNDPDDQVVIPLGTARFRVIGSDNLRSINILAPSESAINATMAEAQRILRREHRLPTGRPDDFQIRNQADFLNTAAETTQVFTYLLLGVATVSLLVGGIGIMNIMLVSVTERTREVGVRKALGATRATILSQFLIEAIVLCVLGGIIGILLGVGMATTLRVALGWTTSVSTPSIVLAFTFSAAVGLIFGVWPARRAASLDPIIALRYE, encoded by the coding sequence GTGGTGGTCGTCCCGGCGGCGGTGGCGGTGGCGGCGGCGCGCCCGGCGGTGGCGGTGGTGGCGGCGGCCGCGGAGGCGCGTGACATGGCGACGACGGTGAATGCGGCGGACGTGGCCAGCGCGATCGCGGCCCGCGACGCGCGCCGCGCGCAGCTGGCGGCCGCCCGCGGCGGCATGCCGGTGGGCGAGATCCTGCGCGTCTCGCTCGAGGCGCTGCGCGTCAACAAGATGCGCTCGCTGCTGACGATGCTCGGCATCATCATCGGCGTGTCGGCGGTGATCGCGATGCAGGCGCTCGGCAACGGCGCCAAGGAGGCGGTCAACGCCCGCATCGCGTCGCTCGGCACGACGCTGGTGACGATCAACCCCGGGCAGGTGTTCACCGGCGGCATCGCCTCCGCGACCGACCGCGCGCGCCTGCGCGTGGAGGACGCCGAGGCGCTCGCGGAGCAGGGGCGCGGCTTCGTGGCCGTGCAGCCCGAGATGGGCCGCCAGCTCCAGGTGCAGCATCAGAGCACGAACACCAGCGTCAACGTCATCGGCACGACGGCCAACTACCCCACCGTGCGCAAGTACACGATGGGCGTCGGCCGCATGTTCGACGAGGGCGAGGACATCGGGCGCAAGCGTGTCGCGGTGCTCGGCGCCACGACCGCGGCCAACCTCGGCTTCGTGACGCCGGACGCCGCGATCGGCCAGGAGATCCGCGTCGGCGGGACGCAGTTCGAGATCGTCGGCGTCTTCGCGCCCAAGGGCGGCGCGACGGGCTTCAACGATCCCGACGACCAGGTCGTGATCCCGCTCGGCACCGCGCGCTTCCGCGTCATCGGCAGCGACAACCTGCGCTCGATCAACATCCTCGCCCCGAGCGAGAGCGCGATCAACGCGACGATGGCCGAGGCGCAGCGCATCCTGCGCCGCGAGCACCGGCTGCCCACGGGCCGCCCGGACGACTTCCAGATCCGCAACCAGGCCGACTTCCTCAACACGGCGGCCGAGACGACGCAGGTCTTCACGTACCTGCTGCTGGGCGTCGCGACGGTGAGCCTGCTCGTCGGCGGCATCGGCATCATGAACATCATGCTCGTGTCGGTCACCGAGCGCACGCGCGAGGTCGGCGTGCGCAAGGCGCTCGGCGCGACGCGCGCGACGATCCTCTCGCAGTTCCTGATCGAGGCGATCGTGCTGTGCGTGCTCGGCGGGATCATCGGCATCCTGCTCGGCGTCGGCATGGCGACGACGCTGCGCGTGGCGCTCGGCTGGACGACGTCGGTGTCGACGCCGTCGATCGTGCTCGCGTTCACCTTCTCGGCCGCGGTCGGGCTGATCTTCGGCGTGTGGCCGGCGCGCCGCGCCGCGTCGCTCGATCCGATCATCGCGCTGCGCTACGAGTGA
- a CDS encoding BON domain-containing protein, translating into MANRDYGSGRGDQDREHQGGQGQYQRGDDRDRDRDRGGQGGYGQSQYGQANYGQSNYGQSNYGQSGYGQSSFGQPGQGQSQYGPSQYGQSGGSQGWQSGGQQQSSQNAPWNDPQAHGRFEAGNYTSPSQGQSGRQDYGASNYGQSSYGGSSSGQQGYGQQGYGQQGYGQQGYGGTSGYGQQSYRNRGPESDYGWSGGGMGGGTGGYYGGTGGMSGGMSGGMSGGMSGGESDRQSFSRPRDLGDRNPSQGFTGGYGGGVGDDRYHYASAGDRIGQGRGMGDSAYARGTGMQPSHAGRGPRNYRRSDQRIEEEVNEALTHHHAIDASDIDVRVEQGVVTLTGEVEDRRSRRLAEEIVEEIRGVSDVKNELHARRGLLSSLFGDDTDRTRTDRDVTPSAHRDTSMSSGMSGASSTGTTGGTSATTGGTSGTSATASTGDASNTSATSGLGGTTGGTSGGTTGRSSRT; encoded by the coding sequence ATGGCGAACCGGGACTACGGATCCGGCCGCGGCGACCAGGATCGCGAGCATCAGGGCGGCCAGGGCCAGTATCAGCGCGGCGACGACCGCGACCGCGACCGTGACCGCGGCGGCCAGGGTGGCTACGGCCAATCGCAGTACGGCCAGGCGAACTACGGACAATCGAACTACGGACAGTCGAACTACGGACAGTCGGGCTACGGGCAGTCGAGCTTCGGCCAACCGGGCCAGGGCCAGTCGCAGTACGGGCCGTCGCAGTACGGGCAGTCCGGTGGATCGCAGGGGTGGCAGTCGGGCGGGCAGCAGCAGTCGTCGCAGAACGCGCCGTGGAACGACCCGCAGGCGCACGGCCGCTTCGAGGCGGGCAACTACACGTCGCCCTCGCAGGGGCAGTCGGGCCGCCAGGACTACGGCGCGTCCAACTACGGCCAGTCGAGCTATGGCGGCTCGAGCTCCGGCCAGCAGGGCTACGGTCAGCAGGGCTACGGTCAGCAGGGCTATGGTCAGCAGGGCTACGGCGGCACGTCGGGCTACGGCCAGCAGTCGTACCGCAACCGCGGCCCCGAGAGCGACTACGGCTGGTCCGGCGGCGGGATGGGCGGCGGCACCGGCGGCTACTACGGCGGCACCGGCGGCATGAGCGGCGGCATGAGCGGCGGCATGAGCGGCGGCATGAGCGGCGGCGAGTCCGACCGTCAGTCGTTCTCGCGTCCGCGCGACCTCGGCGATCGCAACCCGAGCCAGGGCTTCACGGGCGGCTACGGCGGCGGGGTCGGCGACGATCGCTACCACTACGCGAGCGCGGGCGACCGCATCGGCCAGGGGCGCGGCATGGGCGACAGCGCGTACGCGCGCGGCACCGGCATGCAGCCCAGCCACGCCGGCCGCGGGCCGCGCAACTACCGCCGCAGCGACCAGCGCATCGAGGAGGAGGTGAACGAGGCGCTCACGCACCACCACGCCATCGACGCCAGCGACATCGACGTGCGCGTGGAGCAGGGCGTCGTGACGCTCACGGGCGAGGTCGAGGACCGCCGCAGCCGGCGGCTGGCCGAGGAGATCGTCGAGGAGATCCGCGGCGTCAGCGACGTGAAGAACGAGCTGCACGCGCGGCGCGGCCTCCTCAGCAGCCTGTTCGGCGACGACACCGACCGCACGCGCACCGATCGCGACGTGACGCCGAGCGCGCACCGCGACACGAGCATGTCGTCAGGGATGTCCGGCGCCTCGAGCACGGGCACGACGGGCGGAACGTCCGCGACGACGGGTGGCACGTCCGGGACGTCGGCGACGGCGAGCACCGGCGACGCCTCCAACACGTCGGCCACCAGCGGGTTGGGCGGCACGACCGGCGGTACGAGCGGCGGCACGACCGGGCGCTCCTCGCGGACCTGA
- a CDS encoding dicarboxylate/amino acid:cation symporter, translating to MSQSTRTFAALAAGLVIGASLRALLPPGAVDSLLAVAEPVGTTWVNAIRMTVVPLVVSLLIGAIAADDARVVGRLGARAAIAFAISLSLGAALVALVAPPLLALIPTPPPEALAALRAGAAAPAGTAAPVGLRDWIVGLVPTNPVRAAADGALLPLVVFTLAFAAAATRIPEASRLALVAVFRAVGDALLVLVRWVLLLAPLGVFALALPLGARAGAAAAGALAGYVVLTIALCLVLIAAMYVAAVTIGRVPLRQLVRAASPAQAVALGTRSSLAALPAALRGAETHLGLPPASVAMLLPLAVATFRISVTVAITVGTFFLAQLAGVDLTLAQRVSVAATAALLSLGVPGVPGGVFLVMAPVLTSVGVPAEGVGLLLAVDPITDAFRTLTNVTGHVVITAIVGRAEDGTAENATTEDGTARYREADPSSSKLSA from the coding sequence GTGTCCCAGAGCACCCGCACCTTCGCCGCCCTCGCCGCGGGCCTCGTGATCGGCGCCTCCCTGCGCGCGCTCCTGCCGCCGGGGGCCGTCGACTCGCTGCTCGCGGTGGCCGAGCCGGTGGGGACGACGTGGGTCAACGCGATCCGCATGACCGTCGTCCCGCTGGTGGTGTCGCTGCTCATCGGCGCCATCGCCGCGGACGATGCGCGCGTCGTCGGCCGGCTGGGCGCGCGCGCCGCGATCGCGTTCGCGATCAGCCTCTCGCTCGGCGCCGCGCTGGTCGCGCTGGTCGCGCCGCCGCTGCTTGCGCTCATCCCCACGCCGCCGCCCGAGGCCCTCGCCGCGCTGCGCGCCGGCGCCGCGGCGCCCGCGGGCACGGCGGCGCCCGTCGGCCTGCGCGACTGGATCGTGGGGCTCGTCCCGACCAATCCCGTGCGCGCCGCGGCGGACGGCGCGCTGCTGCCGCTCGTCGTCTTCACGCTCGCCTTCGCCGCCGCCGCGACGCGCATCCCCGAGGCGTCGCGTCTCGCGCTCGTCGCCGTCTTCCGCGCGGTGGGCGACGCGCTCCTGGTGCTCGTGCGCTGGGTGCTGCTGCTCGCGCCGCTCGGCGTGTTCGCGCTCGCGCTGCCGCTGGGCGCGCGCGCCGGCGCGGCCGCCGCGGGCGCGCTCGCGGGCTACGTCGTGCTGACGATCGCGCTCTGCCTGGTGCTGATCGCGGCGATGTACGTGGCCGCCGTGACGATCGGCCGCGTGCCGCTGCGGCAGCTCGTGCGCGCGGCCTCGCCCGCGCAGGCGGTGGCGCTGGGCACGCGCTCGTCGCTCGCCGCGCTGCCGGCCGCGCTGCGCGGCGCGGAGACGCACCTCGGCCTGCCGCCGGCGTCGGTCGCGATGCTGCTGCCGCTCGCCGTCGCGACGTTCCGCATCTCGGTCACGGTCGCGATCACCGTCGGCACCTTCTTCCTCGCGCAGCTCGCGGGCGTCGACCTCACGCTCGCGCAGCGCGTCAGCGTCGCCGCCACCGCGGCGCTGCTCAGCCTCGGCGTGCCGGGCGTGCCGGGCGGCGTCTTCCTGGTGATGGCGCCCGTGCTGACCTCCGTCGGCGTGCCGGCCGAGGGCGTGGGGCTGCTGCTCGCGGTCGATCCGATCACGGACGCGTTCCGGACGCTGACGAACGTGACGGGGCATGTCGTCATCACTGCCATCGTCGGCAGAGCGGAGGACGGAACGGCGGAGAACGCGACAACGGAAGACGGAACGGCGCGATACAGAGAAGCGGACCCTTCGAGCTCGAAGCTGTCAGCCTGA
- a CDS encoding NUDIX hydrolase: MPAFTYVLALLFTPDRGQVVLMRKTRPAWQAGRVNALGGKLLPAESALDAARREVREEAGVEVVEWEEFLVWDDPQYRMHAVRAFDAVALDAHTAEDQEVFRADCAALPPELIDNLRWLVPLALDRDVAVPVRVTSRDPAGSGLTEPVPTAD, from the coding sequence GTGCCCGCCTTCACCTACGTTCTTGCGCTGCTCTTCACCCCCGACCGCGGGCAGGTCGTGTTGATGCGCAAGACCCGCCCCGCCTGGCAGGCCGGCCGCGTCAACGCGCTCGGTGGCAAGCTGCTGCCCGCGGAGAGCGCGCTCGACGCCGCGCGGCGCGAGGTGCGCGAGGAGGCCGGCGTCGAAGTCGTCGAGTGGGAGGAGTTCCTCGTCTGGGACGATCCGCAGTACCGCATGCACGCGGTGCGCGCCTTCGACGCCGTGGCGCTCGACGCGCACACGGCGGAGGATCAGGAGGTCTTCCGCGCCGACTGCGCCGCGCTGCCGCCGGAGCTGATCGACAACCTGCGCTGGCTCGTGCCGCTCGCGCTCGACCGCGACGTCGCCGTGCCGGTGCGCGTGACGAGCCGCGACCCGGCCGGCTCGGGGCTCACGGAGCCGGTGCCGACGGCGGACTGA
- a CDS encoding alpha/beta fold hydrolase, with the protein MTASEIPTSRLVLPAGVTLAYVEAGAGEPLVFVHGGGKDLRYWRQQVAPFAEHFRVVAYSRRHAAPHLNAPPGDAHTPRTDADDLRALMDALDLAPAHVVAGSIGGVAALALALERPHAFRSLVLAEPPVLPLADATEEGATLRRAFLSDVFAPAAAAFRDGDPTRAMRGIIDGFLGAGTFDGLPDRARARVLQNARDWEAHVRSPEPFPTLSRDALAALRIPTLMLTGTRTTRLHALVDDQLAALLPDVRRVRVEGATHDLWADAPDVCRDAALEFLLGLSPPSAPAP; encoded by the coding sequence ATGACCGCGTCGGAGATCCCGACGTCGCGGCTCGTCCTGCCGGCGGGCGTGACGCTGGCGTACGTCGAGGCGGGCGCGGGCGAGCCGCTCGTGTTCGTGCACGGCGGCGGCAAGGACCTCCGCTACTGGCGGCAGCAGGTCGCGCCGTTCGCGGAGCACTTCCGCGTCGTGGCGTACAGCCGCCGCCACGCGGCCCCACACCTGAACGCGCCGCCCGGCGACGCGCACACGCCGCGCACCGACGCCGACGACCTGCGCGCGTTGATGGACGCGCTCGACCTCGCGCCGGCCCATGTCGTTGCCGGCTCGATCGGCGGGGTGGCGGCGCTCGCGCTCGCGCTGGAGCGTCCGCACGCCTTCCGCTCGCTCGTGCTGGCCGAGCCGCCGGTGCTGCCGCTGGCCGACGCGACGGAGGAGGGCGCGACGCTGCGACGCGCGTTCCTGTCGGACGTCTTCGCGCCCGCAGCCGCGGCGTTCCGCGATGGCGACCCCACGCGCGCGATGCGCGGCATCATCGACGGGTTCCTCGGCGCCGGTACGTTCGACGGGCTGCCCGACCGCGCCCGCGCGCGCGTGCTGCAGAACGCGCGCGACTGGGAGGCGCACGTGCGCTCGCCCGAGCCCTTCCCCACCCTGTCGCGCGACGCGCTGGCGGCGCTGCGCATCCCGACGCTGATGCTCACGGGCACGCGCACGACGCGGCTGCACGCGCTGGTCGACGACCAGCTGGCGGCGCTGCTGCCCGACGTGCGCCGCGTGCGCGTGGAGGGCGCGACGCACGATCTCTGGGCCGACGCGCCCGACGTCTGTCGCGATGCGGCGCTCGAGTTCCTGCTGGGACTCAGTCCGCCGTCGGCACCGGCTCCGTGA
- a CDS encoding RidA family protein, translated as MSVERAASSVEGRVVRPEGWPRPHGYADGVVAEGRVLSISGQIGWDPVTCTFATDDFAEQTAQALRNVVAVLRAGGAGPEHLVRLTWYVTDRAAYVAARRAIGAAYRATIGAHYPAMSVVVVAGLLEERALVEIEATAVVPA; from the coding sequence GTGAGCGTCGAGCGTGCAGCGTCGAGCGTCGAGGGACGCGTCGTCCGCCCCGAGGGCTGGCCGCGGCCGCACGGCTACGCCGACGGCGTCGTGGCGGAGGGACGTGTGCTCTCCATCTCCGGCCAGATCGGCTGGGATCCCGTCACCTGCACCTTCGCCACCGACGACTTCGCGGAGCAGACGGCGCAGGCGCTGCGCAACGTCGTCGCGGTGCTGCGCGCGGGCGGCGCGGGGCCGGAGCACCTCGTGCGGCTGACGTGGTACGTCACCGACCGCGCGGCGTACGTCGCGGCGCGGCGCGCGATCGGCGCGGCGTACCGCGCGACCATCGGGGCGCACTATCCGGCGATGTCCGTGGTCGTCGTCGCGGGACTGCTGGAGGAGCGCGCGCTGGTCGAGATCGAGGCGACGGCGGTCGTCCCGGCGTGA